A stretch of DNA from Streptomyces gobiensis:
GCCGCCGGGTCAGCGCCCGGTAGGTCACGCCGTCGGCCGCCCGGACATCGTGCACCGCCTCCTCCCGGTGCCCCAGGGCCACCGCCACATCGTCCGTGCTCACCGCCAGCGGCTGCTGGCCGTAGATGATGCAGCTTCTGCCGTTGCGGTCGACGATCTGCACCGTCGACTCAAAGGGGTTGGGGCTGGCCGCCCGTTCCGCCGAGGGCACGGCGGTGCACCGCCCGGCGTCGATCTGCTGGAGCACCACGGCCGTGGGCACCCGGTTCTTGCGCAGTGCTTCATCCAGCGAGTCAAGCAGCTGCCCACGTACCAGGAACCACGCGGCGGCCGCGCACGCCGCCACCGCCACGGCGACGGCCATCGCCGTCAGCAGCGCCAGCCGCGCCCGCAGCGGCAGCGTCACGCCTCGCCCCTCAGCACATAGCCGACGCCCCGCACCGTCTGCACCAAGCGCGGCTCGCCACCCGCCTCGGTCTTGCGGCGCAGATACATCACATACACATCCAGCGAGTTGGACGACGGCTCAAAGTCAAAGCCCCATACCGCCTTGAGGATCTGCTCCCGGGTCAGCACCTGCCGTGGATGCGCCAGCAACAGCTCCAGCAAGGTGTACTCGGTGCGGGTCAGCTCCACCGGGCGCCCGCCCCTGGTCACCTCGCGGGTGGCGAGGTCCATCCGCAGATCCGCGAAGGACAGCACATCCGAGCCCGCCTCCCCCGTCCGCTGGGCGTAGGAGCTGCGCCGCAGCAGTGCCCGGACCCGGGCCAGCAGCTCATCCAGTTCAAAGGGCTTGACGAGGTAGTCGTCCGCGCCCGCGTCCAGCCCGGTGACCCGGTCGCCGACCGTATCCCGGGCGGTCAGCATGAGGATGGGCACGGTCACGCCCTGCGCCCGCAGCCGCCGGGCGGCGGTGAGGCCGTCCATCCGGGGCATCTGCACATCGAGCACGATCAGCTCGGGCGGCTGGACGGCCACCTTCGCCAGCGCGTCCACTCCATCGACGGCGACCTCGGTCTCGTATCCCTCGAAACCAAGGCTGCGCCGCAGCGCGTCCCGTACCGCGGGCTCATCGTCGACGATCAGCACACTCATGCCCGTGAGTGTGCCATCAGCCTCCGGCACGCAGGTCATCCAGGATCCCCCGCACATCATTGACCGGGATCGCGAAGCCCAGACCGACGCTTCCCGCATCCCCCTGGGGGCCGGACGAGGAGCCGACCATCGCGGAGTTGATCCCGATGACCTCACCCTTCATATTCACCAGCGCACCACCGGAGTTGCCGGGGTTCAGAGAGGCATCGGTCTGGATGGCCTGGTACGTGGTCGTCTGCGAGCCCACCTCGCCGTTGTACTGGCCACCGCCGAACTCAAACGGCCAGCGGTCGTTCCGCCGCTCGCGTGGGTCCTGCTCCTTCTTGACGGTCACATCGCGGTCCTTGGCCGAGACGATGCCGCTGGTGACCGAGCCGGTCAGCCCCTCGGGTGAGCCGATAGCGACAACCTGGTCGCCCACCTGCACGGAGTCCGAGTCACCGAGCGTCGCGGGCGTCAGGTCGCCCGCCCCGGCCACCTTGATCAGCGCCATATCCAGATCGGCGTCCGTCCCCACGATGGCCGCGTTCGCGGTCTTGCCATCGCTGAACCTCACCTGGATCTGGCTGGCTCCGGCGACGACGTGGTTGTTGGTCAGTATCTCGCCGTCCTTGGAGATCACCACCCCGGATCCGGTAGCGGAACCGGTCTTGACCTCCACCACGCTGGGACTGACCGCCTTGGCCACGTCGGCTACGGTGCCGCCGGTGCTGACGTTGGTCCCGGTGGCCCCGGCCACCGCCGAGGTCCCGCTGCCCGGGGCGCCGCCGCCCCAGGCCTGCCCCACGAGCGTGGCGGTCCCACCGCCGACGGCGGCGGCCGCGATGGCGACGGCGGCGAGCAACGCGACCGGCTTACGCGCCTTGCGCGGCTCCTGCGGATAAGTGCTGTATTCGCTCATGCCACGACTGTCGGTCGCCCGGATGAGAATTCCCTGAGACCCGGCTAAGAGCTGAGTGGTTTCCCCGATACGACATGCGGCTCCGCCGCGCGGCGGGACTTCACCCCGGCTGCGGGGTGCCGTGGGTGGGTTCCCCCGTATCCCGCCCCTTCCCAGCTGTACCGATATGCGGCTCCACCGCGTGGCGGGGCTTCACCCCGGGGCCCGGGGTTGGGCGAGTGCGGGCCGGTGGCCGGGTGTTGTGCCCACCCACAGCCCCTCGCGGGGCTGCGAGTGCCCACAACACTGGTGTGGGCCGAGTGCCCACACCACGCGACGGCGCGAGTGCCCACAACGGGTGTGAGGGGGTGGGGAGGGGTGGGTTGTTCCGGACGCTTGCCCGTGATTTGTGGGCCGACACACACCCCACCGGCCAACTCAACGTAACCGCGCGTCGGGCCGTAAATCATGGGTCCGGAACGGCCCACCCCGGACCACCCCCGACCCACCCACCGGCAGAAGGCGGGGCGACGCAACGTCACGCCTCAACGGGTGGGCGGGCGGGCATAAACCACCCACGGCGGGAAAGCCAGCAACGTAAGGCCGGGCAGCAGCCTGCTCACCCGCAGCCTGCTCACCCGCAGCCGCAGGACCGCCGTACCACCAGCGCCGACGGAAACTGCCGCAGCCGCTCGCGCCGCGAGTTGACGGCCCGCAGCCCATCGTCCAGGACAAGATCCACCGCCGCCCGCGCCATCGCCGACCGGTCCGAGGCGACCGTGGTCAGCGGTGGATCGGTGAGCGCCGCTTCCTTCACATCGTCAAAACCGGCCACCGCCAGCTCACCGGGCACATCCACCCGTAGCTCGCGGGCCGCCCGCAGCACACCGATCGCCTGGTCATCCGTCGCGCAGACGATCGCCGGGGGCCGCTGTGGACCGGCGAGCAGGTCAAGGGCGACCCGGTAGGCGTCATAGCGGTTGTACGGGGCCTGGAACAGCCGCCCCTCTGTCGACCGCCCGGCTTCCCGCATGGCGCGCCGCCAGCCCTCGACGTGGTCGGTGACCGGGTCGCCGATGACCGGCGTCGACTCCACGCCACCGAGGCACGCGACGTACTCATGGCCGTGTTCCAGCAGATGCCGGGTGGCGAGCTGCGCGCCGCCCACGTCATCCGTCACGACGGCGACATCGTCAATCGCGTCGGGCCGCCGGTGCAGCAGCACCACCCGGGCGTCCCAGGCGTCGATCTCCGCGGCGGCGTGCTCGCTGGGGCCCTGGCTGACCAGGATCAGTCCCGCGACCCGCATGCCGAGGAAGGCGCGCAGATAGTGCACCTCGCGCTCGTCGATGTAGTCGGAGTTTCCGACGAGCACCATTTTTCCGCGCTCGGCGGCGGCCTGCTCCACCGCGTGCGCCATCTCGCCGAAGAAGGGCTGCCGGGCATCCGGAACGATCATGCCTATCAGGTCGGTGCGACGTGAGGCCATCGCCTGCGCCACTCGGTCCGGCCGGTACCCCAGCTCCTTGATCGCGGCGAGCACTCGATCCCGGGTCGCCGGTGCCACCGGCCTGGGGCCGTTGTTGATCACATAGCTGACTACCGCGGTCGAGGTACCCGCCAGCCTTGCCACATCGTCCCGCGTCACCTTGGCCACGCCGGGCAGTCTACGCGGGATGCGTCACCTCTTCGCGGGGCGTGAGGCGTCGGGCCGTACGCCCTCGACCGCATCCTGCGCGAGCCGTTCGGCCGCCTCGGTCACCGCCTTGGCCTCGGCTTTCGCCTTCTTGGCCTCAGCGGACTTCTCGGGCTTCTCCGGGGTGACGAAGCGGTAACCGACATTACGGACGGTGCCGATCAGCGACTCATGCTCCGGGCCGAGCTTGGCCCGGAGCCGCCGTACGTGCACATCCACCGTCCGGGTGCCGCCGAAGTAGTCATAGCCCCAGACCTCCTGGAGCAGCTGGGCCCGGGTGAAGACCCGGCCCGGGTGCTGGGCCAGATACTTCAGCAGCTCGAACTCCTTGAAGGTCAGATCCAGCACCCGGCCCTTGAGCTTGGCGCTGTAGGTGGCCTCGTCCACGGACAGATCACCGTTGCGGATCTCCATCGGGCTGTCGTCGACCGAGATCTGCTGCCGCCCCATGGCGAGCCGCAGCCGGGCCTCGACCTCCGCCGGGCCGGCGGTGTCGAGCATGACGTCGTCCACCCCCCAGTCCGCGGTGACGGCGGCGAGCCCGCCCTCGGTCACAATCAGCACCAGTGGGCAGCCAGGCCCGGTGGAGCGCAGCAGCTGGCAGAGTGAGCGCACCTGGGGCAGGTCGCGGCGACCGTCGATGAGGATGACATCGGCGCCCGGGGTGTCGACGAGCGCCGGCCCCTCGGCCGGGGCGACCCGGACGTTGTGCAGGAGGAGCCCCAGCGCGGGCAGCACCTCGGTCGAAGGCTGGAGGGCGTTGGTCAGGAGGAGTAGCGAGCTCATGACGGTGAGTTCCTTCCTCGGTCCCATCGAGGACGAATGGCGGCACTGCTTCGTACGGCGGCCTGAAAGCACAAAAGGACCCGGAGGCGACGCTGCCCGGATCCTTCTTACCGAGCAGGATAGCCCACTCGGGTACCAAGGGGCAGAGCGAGATGGGTCACGCCCTGCGGATATGAGCCGCACAGGGGGCGCACAGAAGCGCGGAGCAGGGCGCACCCGGCGATGCAGCGGTGCCTCGACGGGCCATCATGGTGGGGCCACATCACACGGCTGGGAGACATCAATGCCCGCACAAGGGACCATCCGCTACTGGGCCGCGGCCAAGGCCGCGGCCGGCGTCGCGGAGGAGAGCTATGAAGCCGCTACGCTCGCCGAAGCGCTCGACACCGCCCGTGCGCGGCACACCGAACGGCCGGACTTCGCGCGAGTCCTGCTGCGGTGCTCCTTCCTGGTGGACGGCGACCCGGTCGGCACCCGCCCGCATGACGCGGTCCGGCTGACCGAGGGCGGCACGGTCGAGGTGCTCCCGCCGTTCGCAGGAGGATCCCGGTGACGTATCCCAGCAGCCCGTACGACCCCTACGGCCACCGCCGGCCACAGCCACCACCCGCCCCCACCAGCAGCACCAACAGCCCCGATACGGCCTACCTGCCGCCCCAGCCAGGCGCGGGCACCGGCCGCCGCCGCAAGCCCGCCGCTCCGGCGGCCCGTGCCGGCAGCCCGATCATCGCGCCCGGCCTCCAGCCCGCCGCCGTCACCGCCGTACTCGCCGCCCTGCTCGCGCTCACCGCACCGCTGGACCGCCTCGCACTCACCGTGGCTGTCGTCCTGCTTCAGGCGGTCACCGCCGCGGGCTGGTACCGGCTGAACGGCATGTGGCCCGCCCGGCAGGGCATCGCCCTCGCCTTCCTCGCGGGCGTCACCGCTGATATCGCCCTGCTGACCGCCAGCCGCGCGCACGCCGCCACCGCGGTTCTCGGCTCGCTCGGCATCTGGGTGCTGCTGATCCTCGTCCTCCAGCTCCGCAACCACAGCTCCCCCGACGAGCGGCTGTACGCGCTCACCGCCGCCGTTGGCTCTACGGTCCTCACGGTGCTCGCCGCTGCCTATCTGGCGGCCGCCGCCGTCACCACCGACGCGGTGATCACCGGCGTGGCCGCCGTCGCCGTGGCCGCCCTCGCCCGCGCACTGCCGCTGCCGTCGTTCGTCTCCGCCGCCATCGCCCTGCTGGCCGCCACCGGCGCGGGCATCACCGCAGGCCAGCTCACGGGCCTGGGCACCTCCGGCGCGCTCCTGGGGCTGGCCACCGGCGGCTGTGCCCTGCTCGGTCTCCGGGTCGCCAGCTATGACTTCCCGTCCCGCTTCGTCCATATGACCGCGGGGGTCGCCCTGCCGCTCGCCGTCGCCGCCCCGGCCGTGTACGTACTCGGACGCGCGCTCGGCTGAGCGTACGCCGATAGATCACGATAGGATTACGGAGCGTCAACCCAGAGGGGACCCGGAACCCATGCGAGCGCTCCGTATCACGTTGATCGTCCTGCTCGTGCTGGGCGGACTGCTCATCGGCGCCGACCGGCTCGGGGCGAAGCTCACCGAGGACAAGATCGCCGACGAGATCAAGTCCTCGCAGAACGCCAGGGATGTGTCGGTCTCCATCCACGGCTTCCCCTTTCTCACCCAGGTCGCGGTCAAGAAGCTGAACTCGGTCGACGTGGAGCTCACCGGGGTGACCGCCGACAACGGCGAACGCAGCATCCGGGTGTCGGAGTTCGATATCCACGCCAAGGACGTCCGGCTCTCGGACAACTTCTCCACCGCCGTCGCCGACCGGGCCACCGGCACCGCGCGCCTCTCCTACCCGGACCTCTCGGACGCCGCCGATGAAGGCGTCCGGGTCAGCTACGGCGGCAAGACCCAGGCGGGCAAGGGCAAGGTGAAGGTCACCGTAGGGGTGGAGCTGTTCGGTCGCACCCTTGAGCATTCCACCACCAGCACGGTCAGCGTGGAGAAGGGCGACACGATCCGGCTGCGTGCCGACGTCATCCCAGGTGCCGAGATTCCGGGCCTGGAGGACCTGGTACGGGACAAGATCGACTACACCCGGAAGATCGAGGGTCTGCCCGAGGGTGTCAGGCTTGAGGGGATCGAGCCGACCAGGGATGGCGTAAACGTGCGCTTCTCGGGTACGAACGTCAAGGTCACCAGCTAAGAGACGTATGTCCCACGATCCGAGACGCCCAGTCCGCCGGGTCAACGCCACCACCGTGCCACGCCCCCACCACCCCCTGACACATCCGCGCCGCCTCCCCTCGCATCCCACATGCCAGACGATCTCGTCTCGCCATTCGGAACGCCGGTGACACACACCCCGCCCCCTCCTTACGATCGTCGGTATGAAGCGACAGGCGGATCTCACGAAGCGACGGGCAGTCGATCTGTGCCGCGTCTCCGCCATGCTCTGTCGCCCCGCCGTCTAACGGCTGGCCGCCAGGCGCATTGCGCGCGCTGAACTCACAGCCGCCTCATCCCACCTTTCCGCGCCGCACAGCGCTGTGTGTGCGACCACGCGCATCCGCACACACCCCCACCCACCGCATCCGCTCCGGAGGAGATTCCATGAGCCGCAGTGACGTCCTGGTGGACGCCGACTGGGTCCAGGCCCGTATCGATGACCCGAAGGTGGTCATCGTCGAGGTAGACGAAGACACCTCGGCATACGACAAGAACCACATCAAGAACGCCATCCGCATTGACTGGAAGCAGGACCTCCAGGACCCGGTCCGCCGCGACTTCGTGGACCAAGAGGGCTTCGAGAAGCTGCTCTCCGCCAAGGGCATCGCCAACGACGACACCGTCGTCCTCTACGGCGGCAACAACAACTGGTTCGCGGCGTACGCCTACTGGTACTTCAAGCTCTACGGCCACCAGGACGTCAAGCTCCTGGACGGCGGCCGCAAGAAGTGGGAGCTCGACTCCCGCGACCTGGTCGCCGAGATCCCGTCCCGCCCGGCCACCGAGTACAAGGCCAAGCCGCAGGACACCTCCATCCGCGCCTTCCGCGACGACGTCGTCAAGGCGATCGGCGACCAGAACCTGGTCGACGTCCGCTCCCCCGACGAGTTCAGCGGCAAGCTGCTCGCCCCGGCGCACCTCCCGCAGGAGCAGTCGCAGCGCCCCGGCCATGTGCCGACCGCCCGCAACATCCCCTGGTCCAAGTCGGCCAACGACGACGGCACCTTCAAGTCGGACGACGACCTCAAGGATCTCTACGAGGAGGAGGGCGTCGACCTCGGCAAGGACACCATCGCCTACTGCCGCATCGGCGAGCGCTCCGCCCACACCTGGTTCGTCCTGCACGAGCTGCTGGGTCAGCAGAACGTCAAGAACTACGACGGCTCCTGGACCGAGTACGGCTCCCTCGTAGGCGTCCCGATCGAGCTCGGCTCCAACTGACCGCCTGACCTACCCGAAAGGAAATCCCCTCATGTGCGGAGCACAGGCAGGCGGCCCCGACGCCTCCACCATCAAGCCCGGTGAGACCACCATCCAGGGCAGCGTGACCCGCGACGGCGAGCCCGTCACCGGCTACGTCCGCCTCCTGGACTCCACCGGCGAGTTCACCGCCGAGGTGCCGACCTCTGCGACCGGCCAGTTCCGCTTCTACGCGGCCGAGGGCACCTGGACCGTCCGTGCCCTCGTCCCGGGCGGCACAGCGGACCGCACGGTCGTCGCCCAGCAGGGCGGCCTGGCCGAGATCGCCATCGCCGTATAGGCGGAAACGCATACGGCCGGAGGGCCGCACCCCACGGGTTGGACGCCAGGGGGTGCGGCCCTCCGCGCTTTTCGGACCCGCTCAGTACACGAGCGCCTGAGCGCCGTCCGCCATGGCCTCGCTCAGAAACACCTGCGCCCCCGCGATACGCACGCCCTCGAGCACATCCTTCTCCTCGATCTCCCGGCGCGCCGCGCACTGGGTGCACAGGGTGATCCGCCCGCCCGCCTGGATCCCCTCGATCAGCTCCGGCAGCGGCGCCGCGTGCGGCAGCTCAAACTCCGCCGCCTTCCCCGGCAGCGCGAACCACGCCGACTCCCCGGTGAGCCAGAGCGACACCTCCACCCCGCTCGCGGCCGCCACCGCCGCCACCGTGAACGCCTGGGAGCACCGCTCCGGGGCATCCGCCCCCGCCGTCACCTTGATCACAAGCTTCTTCGCGCTGTCAGCCATACGCCCACAGTAGTGCGGGCCCGCACCGAAACCCGATTGTGATCGCCACGGCCCACAAGGCGCACAGACGGGGGCGGCGGACCTCACAGCGCCGCCCCCTCCGGGGGCGACTAGACTCTCCAGCGGTCCACACATCGAATCTGCGCTAAGGAGCGCCCCGTGCTTGAGGCATTCTTCATCACCCTGATGGTCCTGGTCGCCGTCGGCACCGCGGCGTTCGCGGGCCTGACCGTGAAGAAGCTCTACCAGGGCCAGCGCTGACCCAGCCCCCACCACTACAGATCGTCTGAGCTCCCATGATCGAGATCCCGTCCGACCTGCACCCGGACCTCGTCCCCCTCGCCTTCCTCCTCGGCAACTGGGCCGGTGCGGGTGTCGCGGACTTCCCCGACTCGCAGAAGTGCAACTTCGGCCAGGAAGTCACCTTCAGCCATGACGGCCGGGACTTCCTGGAGTACGTCTCACACAGCTGGGAGCTCGACAGCGAGGGCAAGAAGGTCCGCCCGCTGGAGACCGAGTCCGGCTACTGGCGTATCGACAAGAACCGCAAGGTCGAGACCGTGATGGTCCGCGATCAGGGCATCGTGGAGGTCTGGTACGGCGAGCTGGCCGACCAGAAGCCGCAGATCGATCTCGCCACGGACGCCATCGCCCGCGTCTCCTCGGCAGGCGAGTACAGCGGCGGCAAGCGGCTCTACGGCTACGTCAAGGGCGACCTGATGTGGGTCGGCGAAAAGTCCACCCCCGAGGTCCCCCTCCGCCCCTATATGTCGGCCCACCTGAAGAAGGTCGTCGACCCCAGCGAGTGGGCAAAGGACCTGACCGACCTCCCCGACGACGGCATCGCCTTCTTCAAGTAACACGCCTCCCCTCCGCCGCACGGGCAACCGCACGGGCAGCCCTCCACGCCTGCCAGAGGGCGCGCCCATGGGGACACTGCCCGGCAGTCCGGCAGCGCTGACAGGCGGCAGCATGGTCCAGCCACCGCCCCCACCGCGAGCGTTCCAGCGCCTCGCCGCTCATCACCGACCCTCCTTACGGCGCCGCTCCGCCGCGTCCAGAAGGTCGAGGACATCGGGGACGGGCGGATAGTGCGGGGCACAGGCTCGGCAGGCCCACACGGTGTAGCCGGGCCCGGTGCCCGCGTGGATCTCCCGCACCACGACTGGACTCAGGGTGGACCGCTGACAGCGGTCACAGAACCGGGGCAGCGGCGCAGAGCTCACCGGGCTGCCACGCCCGCGAACCAGGCCCCACATCGCAGCCATCCGCCAGCGCGGCCTGCCGCTCCGCCCGCTCGTGCGCAACGAGAAAGGGGCGAACGAGGACGGTCGCGTCGCCATCAATAGGTTCCGAATGCTTCGGCCGTCCAGAACGGCCGACAGGGAAGTACGGCGGGTTCCACGGCTGGACGACGCTCCGGCGGGCGGGAGCCTGCGGCTGAGGCGACTCAGTTGACCACGTTGGATGACGACTGACGGTATGGCCGATGGACGCGGGCGACAGGTAGAAGTCCTACCCCCTTGTAAAGGGGTACAAGTCATACCCCTGACGCGGCGGTTGGCACGCCCAGCTTGTTCCTGAGGTAGAGCACGTCATCGCGAATCGCCGCGTTGTCCGACTCTGCGAGCTCCGCGACCGTCCCGCGGGCGAACAGGTTGAACCGCGCGGTTTCCGGCGAGATCTCCAGCGCTTTCTTCAGCAGATGCACCACGGCAACCTGCTCGCCCTGCAAGCTGTAGGCACGAGCCGACTCGATCATGTGGAAAGAACGGCGCGTGGCAGACGGCATCGATGTGGATGGTGCGAGCCCGCCGCGATGCGGTGTTGTCATGCGCGAGTGCGGGTGCCGCCGCGGTCACGCGGCGGGTGTGCCGACCGTCGCGCGGCCTGTCAGGGCCGCAGGCCCCTGAGGAGTGCGGCGGTCTTACCGAAGTCGGCGGGGCCGGTGTTCCAATTGGGGGCGATCGGCGTGAGGGACACCTTGTCGGCGATCAGC
This window harbors:
- a CDS encoding DUF1416 domain-containing protein, producing the protein MCGAQAGGPDASTIKPGETTIQGSVTRDGEPVTGYVRLLDSTGEFTAEVPTSATGQFRFYAAEGTWTVRALVPGGTADRTVVAQQGGLAEIAIAV
- a CDS encoding S1C family serine protease, translated to MSEYSTYPQEPRKARKPVALLAAVAIAAAAVGGGTATLVGQAWGGGAPGSGTSAVAGATGTNVSTGGTVADVAKAVSPSVVEVKTGSATGSGVVISKDGEILTNNHVVAGASQIQVRFSDGKTANAAIVGTDADLDMALIKVAGAGDLTPATLGDSDSVQVGDQVVAIGSPEGLTGSVTSGIVSAKDRDVTVKKEQDPRERRNDRWPFEFGGGQYNGEVGSQTTTYQAIQTDASLNPGNSGGALVNMKGEVIGINSAMVGSSSGPQGDAGSVGLGFAIPVNDVRGILDDLRAGG
- a CDS encoding MoaD/ThiS family protein, with amino-acid sequence MPAQGTIRYWAAAKAAAGVAEESYEAATLAEALDTARARHTERPDFARVLLRCSFLVDGDPVGTRPHDAVRLTEGGTVEVLPPFAGGSR
- a CDS encoding response regulator transcription factor gives rise to the protein MSSLLLLTNALQPSTEVLPALGLLLHNVRVAPAEGPALVDTPGADVILIDGRRDLPQVRSLCQLLRSTGPGCPLVLIVTEGGLAAVTADWGVDDVMLDTAGPAEVEARLRLAMGRQQISVDDSPMEIRNGDLSVDEATYSAKLKGRVLDLTFKEFELLKYLAQHPGRVFTRAQLLQEVWGYDYFGGTRTVDVHVRRLRAKLGPEHESLIGTVRNVGYRFVTPEKPEKSAEAKKAKAEAKAVTEAAERLAQDAVEGVRPDASRPAKR
- a CDS encoding sulfurtransferase, which translates into the protein MSRSDVLVDADWVQARIDDPKVVIVEVDEDTSAYDKNHIKNAIRIDWKQDLQDPVRRDFVDQEGFEKLLSAKGIANDDTVVLYGGNNNWFAAYAYWYFKLYGHQDVKLLDGGRKKWELDSRDLVAEIPSRPATEYKAKPQDTSIRAFRDDVVKAIGDQNLVDVRSPDEFSGKLLAPAHLPQEQSQRPGHVPTARNIPWSKSANDDGTFKSDDDLKDLYEEEGVDLGKDTIAYCRIGERSAHTWFVLHELLGQQNVKNYDGSWTEYGSLVGVPIELGSN
- a CDS encoding LacI family DNA-binding transcriptional regulator: MAKVTRDDVARLAGTSTAVVSYVINNGPRPVAPATRDRVLAAIKELGYRPDRVAQAMASRRTDLIGMIVPDARQPFFGEMAHAVEQAAAERGKMVLVGNSDYIDEREVHYLRAFLGMRVAGLILVSQGPSEHAAAEIDAWDARVVLLHRRPDAIDDVAVVTDDVGGAQLATRHLLEHGHEYVACLGGVESTPVIGDPVTDHVEGWRRAMREAGRSTEGRLFQAPYNRYDAYRVALDLLAGPQRPPAIVCATDDQAIGVLRAARELRVDVPGELAVAGFDDVKEAALTDPPLTTVASDRSAMARAAVDLVLDDGLRAVNSRRERLRQFPSALVVRRSCGCG
- a CDS encoding response regulator transcription factor, with translation MSVLIVDDEPAVRDALRRSLGFEGYETEVAVDGVDALAKVAVQPPELIVLDVQMPRMDGLTAARRLRAQGVTVPILMLTARDTVGDRVTGLDAGADDYLVKPFELDELLARVRALLRRSSYAQRTGEAGSDVLSFADLRMDLATREVTRGGRPVELTRTEYTLLELLLAHPRQVLTREQILKAVWGFDFEPSSNSLDVYVMYLRRKTEAGGEPRLVQTVRGVGYVLRGEA
- a CDS encoding FABP family protein, translating into MIEIPSDLHPDLVPLAFLLGNWAGAGVADFPDSQKCNFGQEVTFSHDGRDFLEYVSHSWELDSEGKKVRPLETESGYWRIDKNRKVETVMVRDQGIVEVWYGELADQKPQIDLATDAIARVSSAGEYSGGKRLYGYVKGDLMWVGEKSTPEVPLRPYMSAHLKKVVDPSEWAKDLTDLPDDGIAFFK
- a CDS encoding DUF2993 domain-containing protein, with the protein product MRALRITLIVLLVLGGLLIGADRLGAKLTEDKIADEIKSSQNARDVSVSIHGFPFLTQVAVKKLNSVDVELTGVTADNGERSIRVSEFDIHAKDVRLSDNFSTAVADRATGTARLSYPDLSDAADEGVRVSYGGKTQAGKGKVKVTVGVELFGRTLEHSTTSTVSVEKGDTIRLRADVIPGAEIPGLEDLVRDKIDYTRKIEGLPEGVRLEGIEPTRDGVNVRFSGTNVKVTS
- a CDS encoding putative leader peptide, whose protein sequence is MKRQADLTKRRAVDLCRVSAMLCRPAV
- a CDS encoding DsrE family protein; the protein is MADSAKKLVIKVTAGADAPERCSQAFTVAAVAAASGVEVSLWLTGESAWFALPGKAAEFELPHAAPLPELIEGIQAGGRITLCTQCAARREIEEKDVLEGVRIAGAQVFLSEAMADGAQALVY